From a region of the Hippopotamus amphibius kiboko isolate mHipAmp2 chromosome 3, mHipAmp2.hap2, whole genome shotgun sequence genome:
- the SAC3D1 gene encoding SAC3 domain-containing protein 1, which yields MPGYELPVGTCLDMCPAAERAQREKERRLHRFEVAPGRRGERPRADPQRAVKEYSRPAAGKSRPAPSQLRPPSVLLATVRYLASEVAERTDASRAEVASFVADRLRAVRLDLALQGAGDAEAALVLETALAVLLAVVARLGPNTAHGPADPMLLQAQVQEGFGSLRRCYALSAGPHSRQATFQSLFLLYNLGSLEALHEVLQLPAALRSCPALRTALAVDSAFREGNTARLFRLLRTLPYLQSCAVQCHVGRARRGALARLARALSTPKGQTLPLGFMVHLLALDGPKEAQDLCQAHGLPLDGQERVVFLRGRYTEEGLPPAGTCQVLVGNKLGGRTLEEVVMAEEEDEAMDRPRSVT from the exons ATGCCCGGCTACGAGCTGCCCGTGGGCACGTGCCTGGACATGTGTCCGGCCGCCGAGCGCGCCCAGCGCGAAAAGGAGCGCCGCCTGCACCGCTTCGAGGTGGCGCCGGGGCGCCGCGGGGAGCGGCCCCGAGCAGACCCGCAGCGCGCAGTGAAGGAGTACAGTCGGCCGGCCGCCGGGAAGAGCCGGCCCGCGCCGAGTCAGCTGCGTCCGCCGTCCGTGCTCCTGGCCACCGTGCGGTACCTGGCCAGCGAGGTGGCCGAGCGCACCGACGCGTCCCGCGCGGAGGTGGCCAGCTTCGTGGCGGACCGGCTGCGCGCGGTGCGGCTGGACCTGGCCCTGCAGGGCGCGGGCGACGCCGAAGCGGCGCTGGTGCTGGAAACGGCGCTGGCAGTGCTGCTGGCCGTGGTGGCGCGGCTCGGACCCAATACAGCGCACGGGCCAGCGGACCCGATGTTGCTGCAGGCCCAGGTGCAGGAGGGCTTTGGTTCTCTGCGGCGCTGCTACGCGCTGAGCGCCGGGCCCCACTCCCGCCAAGCCACCTTCCAGAGCCTTTTTCTGCTCTATAACCTAG GCTCGTTGGAGGCCCTTCACGAGGTTCTGCAGCTCCCCGCTGCCCTGCGTTCCTGCCCAGCCCTGCGCACGGCCCTGGCAGTCGACTCTGCCTTCCGCGAAGGCAACACCGCACGCCTGTTTCGCCTGCTCCGGACCCTGCCCTACCTTCAGAGCTGCGCCGTGCAGTGCCATGTGGGCCGTGCCCGCCGGGGAGCCCTGGCCCGCCTCGCTCGTGCCCTGAGCACTCCTAAGGGCCAGACTTTGCCCCTGGGCTTCATGGTCCACCTGCTGGCCCTGGATGGGCCCAAGGAGGCACAGGACCTGTGCCAGGCCCACGGACTGCCCTTAGATGGACAGGAGAGAGTTGTGTTCCTGAGGGGTCGCTACACTGAGGAGGGGCTGCCACCTGCCGGGACCTGCCAAGTACTGGTAGGGAACAAACTTGGAGGGCGCACCCTGGAAGAGGTGGTCatggcagaggaggaagatgaggctaTGGACAGACCCAGGTCTGTGACGTGA